Proteins encoded by one window of Blautia argi:
- a CDS encoding sucrose-6-phosphate hydrolase: protein MADSCIYLDTYVVQQDMRIRLPKAVLSNLNVKKGETKFDIYLDSENQSLVFRIHDENGGA, encoded by the coding sequence ATGGCAGATTCATGTATTTATCTTGATACATATGTTGTTCAGCAGGATATGAGAATACGCTTACCAAAAGCAGTGTTGTCGAATCTTAATGTGAAAAAAGGAGAAACAAAATTTGATATATATTTGGATTCAGAAAATCAGTCGTTGGTTTTTAGAATTCACGATGAAAATGGAGGTGCGTAA
- a CDS encoding DNA cytosine methyltransferase, with translation MMADTVTGVSLFTGAGGMDIGFENAGVKVVVANELVKEAAETYKTNHSNCVMINDDINNVINDMAKYEGADFVFGGPPCQGFSVAGKMDPNDERSKLIFTFLDVVEKVQPKAFVMENVKALGVLEKWEPTRKKYLERATKMGYQCMPFILNASEYGVSQKRERVFFYRNQIRS, from the coding sequence ATGATGGCTGATACCGTAACAGGAGTATCACTCTTTACAGGTGCTGGCGGTATGGATATTGGATTTGAGAATGCGGGTGTTAAAGTCGTGGTTGCAAATGAATTAGTAAAAGAAGCAGCCGAAACATATAAAACAAACCATTCTAATTGTGTGATGATTAATGATGATATAAACAATGTAATTAATGATATGGCTAAATATGAAGGTGCAGACTTTGTTTTTGGGGGACCACCTTGTCAAGGTTTTTCGGTTGCTGGCAAAATGGATCCAAACGATGAACGAAGTAAATTGATATTTACCTTTTTAGATGTAGTTGAAAAAGTTCAACCCAAGGCATTTGTAATGGAGAATGTAAAAGCATTAGGTGTATTAGAAAAGTGGGAACCAACTAGAAAGAAATATTTAGAAAGAGCTACAAAAATGGGATATCAATGTATGCCGTTTATTTTAAATGCATCAGAGTATGGGGTATCGCAAAAAAGAGAAAGAGTATTTTTTTATAGGAATCAAATCAGGTCTTGA
- a CDS encoding DNA cytosine methyltransferase, protein MGYRKKEKEYFFIGIKSGLDPFFEHHMMGMIEQQKNKAPVIRDLLQSLGKAGTDINPNTCTAKITFAAHPVMRKSPYAGMYFNGQGRPINVDGYSNTLPASMGGNKTPFVDEEYLYGNAECDWVVDYHQGLIDGRIVPEFKDAPSRLRRITIKEAAKIQTFPDNYIFCGNKRQGLHTNRKCRTM, encoded by the coding sequence ATGGGGTATCGCAAAAAAGAGAAAGAGTATTTTTTTATAGGAATCAAATCAGGTCTTGATCCTTTTTTTGAACACCATATGATGGGTATGATAGAGCAGCAGAAAAACAAGGCTCCCGTCATTCGTGATTTGTTACAATCATTAGGAAAAGCTGGAACAGATATTAATCCCAATACTTGTACAGCAAAGATAACATTTGCGGCACATCCAGTGATGAGAAAATCACCATATGCGGGGATGTATTTTAATGGACAAGGAAGACCAATTAATGTAGATGGGTATTCAAATACTTTACCAGCATCTATGGGTGGAAATAAGACACCATTTGTGGATGAAGAGTATTTGTATGGAAATGCAGAATGTGATTGGGTTGTAGATTACCATCAGGGGTTAATTGATGGAAGAATAGTGCCGGAATTTAAAGATGCACCTAGTCGATTACGAAGAATTACAATAAAGGAAGCAGCAAAGATACAGACTTTCCCAGACAATTATATTTTCTGTGGAAATAAAAGGCAAGGTCTACACACAAATAGGAAATGCCGTACCATGTAA
- a CDS encoding restriction endonuclease, SacI family, whose amino-acid sequence MGLKENASAKLNAAYVDAQRTINSTCAHKDFIDFVIDNTHLTYKYVLFTAILAKATDESINTLCLQKKSELPGAYDARTICHKVIVPFEMEVLDKALGGSNEPFLNKPARFPELSKTNAVRRGNDQTILNSLCDNLPLITTSTDAYECLIYLLSKLINIKNSKSTMTTFTIEKNANLPAHLMAYMEKALEHSYEGEILTLLVAGTYHLMYNEPNATVEVHPVNQSGASGREISDLDIYVDGSLVASNELKDKDYAETDVRHAADKVLSAGGTKMLFIEGPRANAQGDFINNIEHEYLNKNFLLRVISYENLLSSMIGSIDKIDSEEFMHFIIETAQNTKFKDETIAYLMKLADEFFDLNHSKNKDDSTK is encoded by the coding sequence ATGGGATTAAAAGAGAACGCTTCAGCCAAACTTAATGCCGCATATGTCGATGCTCAACGGACTATCAATTCAACATGTGCCCACAAGGATTTTATTGATTTTGTAATTGATAATACCCATCTTACATATAAATATGTGTTATTTACAGCTATACTTGCAAAAGCAACAGATGAAAGTATTAATACTTTATGTTTACAAAAAAAATCCGAATTGCCAGGTGCATATGATGCAAGAACAATTTGCCATAAAGTAATTGTGCCTTTTGAAATGGAGGTACTCGACAAGGCATTAGGTGGCTCAAATGAACCATTTTTAAATAAACCTGCTCGTTTTCCAGAACTTTCAAAAACAAACGCTGTAAGGCGCGGCAATGATCAGACTATCCTTAATTCTCTTTGTGACAACCTTCCTCTTATTACTACATCAACAGATGCTTACGAATGTTTAATATATTTACTTTCGAAGCTAATAAATATAAAAAATTCAAAATCAACTATGACAACTTTCACTATAGAAAAAAATGCAAATCTCCCTGCGCATCTTATGGCATATATGGAAAAAGCCCTAGAGCACAGTTATGAAGGGGAAATCCTTACCCTTCTCGTTGCCGGAACATATCATCTCATGTACAACGAACCAAACGCTACCGTTGAGGTACACCCTGTTAATCAAAGCGGTGCATCAGGTCGTGAAATCAGTGATTTAGATATATATGTTGACGGTTCTTTAGTTGCATCTAATGAGTTAAAAGATAAGGACTATGCCGAAACAGATGTCCGTCACGCGGCAGATAAGGTTCTTTCTGCTGGCGGTACAAAAATGCTTTTTATAGAAGGGCCAAGAGCCAATGCTCAAGGGGATTTCATAAATAATATTGAACATGAATATCTTAATAAAAATTTTTTACTTCGAGTTATATCATATGAAAATCTTTTATCTTCAATGATTGGTTCAATTGATAAAATTGATAGCGAAGAATTTATGCATTTTATAATCGAAACTGCCCAAAATACTAAGTTCAAAGATGAAACCATAGCCTATCTTATGAAATTAGCAGATGAATTTTTCGATCTAAATCATTCCAAAAACAAAGATGACTCTACTAAGTAG
- a CDS encoding DUF5348 domain-containing protein — protein sequence MTQKTGALIFDETADRYDIRFDVNDYYGGLHCGDCMEVFVRGKWKPTRMEYGDNWYLVGIRAADLSGLRVRI from the coding sequence ATGACACAGAAAACAGGAGCTTTGATTTTTGATGAAACCGCTGACCGCTACGACATTCGCTTTGACGTAAACGACTACTACGGGGGCTTACATTGCGGCGACTGCATGGAGGTCTTTGTGCGGGGCAAATGGAAGCCTACCCGTATGGAGTACGGGGACAACTGGTATCTTGTGGGTATTCGGGCGGCAGACCTTTCCGGGCTGCGGGTACGGATTTAA
- a CDS encoding PcfB family protein, with the protein MQEETNEKTIALYIKTGKLTAQQLQKAMKALLAQMKKQHDKQKIPHGKQTLKQLMKQNAGVSNIEITKDNIKAFESTAKKYGIDFALKKDSTETPPRYLVFFKGRDADALTAAFKEFSAKKLTQEQKPSIRKLLSTLKDKAAALNAQRDKVKNKDRGIAR; encoded by the coding sequence TTGCAGGAGGAAACCAACGAAAAGACCATAGCCCTTTACATCAAAACCGGGAAACTGACGGCACAGCAGCTCCAAAAGGCTATGAAAGCCCTGCTTGCACAGATGAAAAAGCAGCATGACAAACAGAAAATCCCGCATGGAAAGCAGACCCTAAAGCAGCTTATGAAGCAGAACGCGGGTGTTTCCAACATTGAAATCACAAAGGACAATATCAAAGCCTTTGAGAGTACGGCGAAAAAATACGGGATTGACTTTGCCCTAAAGAAAGACAGCACCGAAACCCCGCCCCGTTATCTTGTGTTTTTCAAGGGACGGGACGCGGACGCACTGACCGCAGCTTTCAAGGAGTTTTCCGCAAAGAAGCTGACGCAGGAACAAAAGCCCTCTATCCGCAAGCTGCTTTCCACTCTGAAAGATAAGGCGGCGGCTCTGAACGCACAGCGGGACAAAGTAAAAAACAAAGACAGGGGGATTGCAAGATGA